The DNA region GCGGAGGGAAGGGTCCGAAACTGCCGCGAATATAGACCATCGGCCGGCGACCTGCCAGCGCCCGGTTTGACACTCGCCCGGGATTCCTGTAGAATACGGGCCATAGACACCGAGCATCCGCGACGAGGAAACCTCGATGGATCGACTCCTGAGCAATCCGACCTGCTGTTGTCGCCCCGTTCACATCACGGATCGGCGGGAAGGATTGTAGTCCGGTAGCTCCTCAGCACACGAAAACAGGACGCGGGCCTTCCGGGCCCGCGTTTTTTTCAGCCGTCGGTGGCCGCGCGCCGCCGCGGCAGAAGGCGGTGGACGATGAGACTCTGGCGAAACCTCCGCGAGGACCTGCGCTCGGCCCTGGACCGCGACCCGGCCGCGCGCAACGGGCTGGAGTTGCTGCTGCTTTATCCTAGCCTCCACGCTGTCTGGTGCTACCGAATCGCCCACGGCCTCTGGCGCCGCGGCCTGCGCTTCCCGGCCCGCTTCCTGATGAGCATGGTGCGCGTTTTCACCGGGGTCGAGATCCACCCCGGGGCCACCATCGGCCGCCGCTTCTTCATCGACCACGGCGTGGGCGTCGTGATCGGCGAGACGACCGAGATCGGCGACGACGTGCTGCTCTACCAGGGCGTCACGCTGGGCGGCACCAGCCTCGCCAAGGGCAAGCGGCACCCGACCCTCGGCCACCATGTCGTCGTCGGTGCGGGCGCGAAGGTGCTCGGACCGATCAGCGTCGGCGACGGCGCCCGCATCGGCGCCAGCAGCGTGGTGATCAAGGACGTCGAGCCGCGGCAGGTCGTGGTCGGCATTCCCGCCCGACCGGTGGACCGGCGGGAGGACGCGGAGATCCGTCTTCGGCACAACCTGATCAAGGACCCCGTGCAGGAGAGCCTGCGCGGTCTCGAGGAGCGCATCCGCTTCCTCGAGAGCCGCCTGCAGGGCGACGAAGCGGCGCGCGATGATTGGACTCGCGCCGTCGACTACGAGATCTGACCCGGACGACCGAGGAGCGAGGCCATGCGCGGGATCCACGCGAGCATCGTCGACACCATCGGCCGCACGCCGCTCGTGCGCCTGGGCCGCCTCGACGCCGGCCTGCCCGGCCGCGTCGTCGCCAAGCTCGAGAGCTTCAACCCGATGTGCAGCGTCAAGGACCGCATCGGCGCCAACATGCTGCTCGCGGCCGAGGCGGCGAGATTGATCAAGCCCGGCGACACGCTCGTCGAGCCGACCAGCGGCAACACGGGCATCGCGCTCGCGATGGTCGCCGCCGCGCGCGGCTACCGGCTCGTGCTGACGATGCCCGAGACGATGAGCGTGGAGCGCCGCCAGCTCCTGCGCGCCTTCGGCGCCGAGCTGGTGCTGACGCCCGGGCCGGGCGGCATGAAGGCCGCCATCGCCGAGGCCGAGCGCCTGCTCGCCGAGAACGCGGGCTGGTTCATGCCCAGCCAGTTCACGAACCCGGCGAATCCCGAGGTCCACCGGCGCACGACGGCCGAGGAGATCTGGCGCGACACGGAGGGCGCCGTGGACGCGCTCGTCGCCGGCGTCGGCACCGGCGGCACGATCACGGGTGTCGCGCAGATCCTCAAGCCGCGGCGGCCGGGCTTTCGCGCGATCGCCGTCGAGCCCGCCGAGAGCCCGGTGCTCTCGGGCGGCCAGCCGGGCCCGCATCCGATCATGGGCATCGGCGCCGGCTTCGTGCCCGCGGTGCTCGACCCCGCGCTCATCGACGAGATCCTCACGGTGACGGCCGCCGACGCGCGGGCCGCCGCGCGGCGCCTGGCCCGGGAGGCGGGCATTCTCGCCGGGATCTCCAGCGGCGCCGCCCTGCACGCGGCGCTCGCCGTGGCCGCCCGCGCCGAGAGCGCGGGCAAGCTGATCGTCGTCGTGCTGCCCGACACGGGCGAGCGCTACCTCAGCACGCCGCTCTTTGCGGACCCGGGTGCCGGCGAGGGCGGGGCGGGCGCGCCGCTGCCCTGAGCCGCCCGCGCTGGCCGGCGGCCGCTACTTGCAGCTTCCCGCAAGAACTTGCGCAAGTCCGCGTTGACGAGTCCATCGTCTTGAATCCGGCTTTCGGCTCTGGCATATTGGGGCCTCGTGCGCCGCCCGGGGGCGGCGCCTCCACGCCACCTGTCTCGAGGAGCCGAAACCATGAAGAAGGTGAGCATCGTCGGCAGCGGCAACGTGGGCGTGAACAGCGCCTTCTTCATCGCCGAAACCGCCGCCGCGAATGTTCTGCTCGTGGACATCCAGGAGGGCATCTCCACCGGCAAGGCGCTGGACCTCATGGAGGCCGCGCCGATCCGCCGCTACCGCACGCGCATCGAGGGCAGCGACGCGATCGCCGACATCGCCGGCAGCGAGGTCGTCGTGCTCGCCGCCGGCCTCATCCGCGCGCCGGGCAAGGAGCGCAGCGAGCACTTCCAGGCCAACGCCGCCCTCGCCCGCGAACTGGCCACCGCGATCGCCAAGCAGGCGCCGGAGGCCAAGGTCATCGTCGCCACCGAGCCGGTCGACGCGATCGTCAAGGTCGTCGTCGAGACGACGGGCTTCGATCGCCACCGCGTGATCGGCGTCGGCGGCATCCTTGACAGCATGCGCATGGCCTCCTTCATCGCCGACGCGCTCGGCGTGAGCCCGCGCGACATCCACGCGCTGGTGATCGGCAGCCACACCGGCCGCATGGTGCCGCTGCCCTTCTACGCCCGCGTCAACGGCGTCGAGATCTCGCAGCTCCTCGACGCCCAGACCGTCGGCCGCATCGTCGACGACACGCGGCGGGCGGGCGACGTCATCGTCGACCTCGCCAAGCACGCCAACGCCTACTACGCGCCCAGCGCCGCGATCACGACTCTGGTCGAGGCGATCTGCCTCGATCTCAAGGTCGTGCGCTCGGTGAGCGTGCTGCTCGCGGGCGAGTACGGGCTCAGCGACGTCGCTCTCAGCGTGCCCTGCAAGCTGGGCGCGGCCGGCGTCGAGCAGATCATCGAACTGGCACTCAACGAGGAGGACCGGCAGGCGCTCGCCGCCTCGGCCGGCCCCGTGCGCGCGCTCTTCGCGCCCGCCGAGGACAGGAAGGGGACGCGATGAAGAAGGTCAGCATTATCGGCGCCGGCCACGTCGGCGCTACCTGCGCCTACTACGTTGCCGAGAAGAACATCGCCGACATCGTGCTCGTCGACGTGGTCGAGGGCATGCCGCAGGCGAAGGGCCTGGACTTCTGCCAGGCGGCGCCCCTGCGCCAGTACGGCGTCAAGGTGACGGGCACGAACCGCTACGCCGAGATCGCCGGCAGCGACGTGGTCGTCGTCACCGCCGGCGTGCCGCGCAAGCCGGGCATGGACCGCATGGACCTGCTCAAGATCAACACGGAGATCGTCAAGACGGCCGCGCGCGCGATTGCCGAGTACGCGCCCAACAGCACGATCATCGTGGTGAGCAATCCGCTGGACATCATGTGCATGGTCGCCCTCGACGCGAGCGGCTTCGCGCTCAAGCGCGTCTTCGGCATGGCGGGCATTCTCGACAGCACGCGCTTCCGCTGGTTCGTGGCCGAGAAGCTGGGGGTCTCCGTGCACAACGTCCAGGCGATGGTCCTCGGCGGCCACGGCGACACGATGGTCCCCCTGCCCCGCTTCACGACGGTGAACGGCATTCCCATCACCGAGCTGCTGCCGGCAGCCGAGATCCAGGCCCTTTCTGACCGCACCCGCGAGGGCGGCGCCGAGATCGTCAAGTACCTCAAGACCGGCTCGGCCTTCTACGCCCCCGCCGCGAGCACGGCCGAGATGGTCGAGGCCGTACTCACGGACGAGAAGCGCATCCAGCCCTGCGCGGCCTACCTGCGCGGCGAGTACGGCCACGAGGCGATTTACTTGGGCGTGCCGGTGCTGATCGGCGCCAACGGCGCCGAGAAGATCATCGAGCTGGACCTCTCCCTCGAGGAGAAGGCCATGCTGGACAGGAGCGCCGAGGCCGTGAAGGAGGGTCTGAAGGCCCTGCGCAGCTTCTACACGATGGCGTAGTATCGGCCGCGGTTGGGAACCCCCCCGCCGCTAAACGAGTAGCAGGCGGCCTTCGTCCAAGGCCAGTGCTTCCCGCGGAGGGGCTTGACCCCGGCGATCTCCTCCGCGACAACGCGAGCGTTCCGGGATCCGACCTACCCCAAGGAGAGTGTCATGAAGCGAATCGCGCTGTTCCTCGCGCTGCTGGGCGCGGCGGCCATGCTGACCGCCGGCTACGCCTGGGCCGAGGGGGGCCACGCCTTTATCGGCCTCAAGAAGTGCGCCATGTGCCACAAGAAGGAAGCGACGGGCAACCAGCTGGCCAAGTGGGAGGCCAGCGCCCACGCCAAGGCCTTCACCGACCTGAGCAGCGAAGCGGGCAAGGCCAAGGCGGCCGAGCTGGGCGTCGCCGATCCCACGACCGATACCAAGTGCCTGAGCTGCCACACGACCGGCCATGGCACCAAGGCCGAGCTGGGCGGCGACCTGCTCCTGGCGGCCGATGGGGTCTCCTGCGAGGCTTGCCACGGCGCGGGCGGCGACTACTACAAGAAGGCCACGATGGAGCAGATCCATGCCGGCACCCTGGACGGCAAGACGGTCGGCCTCGTCACGCCGACCAAGGACGTCTGCCTGACCTGCCATAAGGCGGAGAACCCCGAGCACAAGGGCGCGTTCAACTTCGAAGAGGCTGTCAAGAAGATCGACCACTCGATCCCGAAGCAGTAAGCGCGCCTCGCCGCTGTAGCCAACAAGACGCCCCGCCGGACGCTGTTCGGCGGGGCTTCTTGCGTTCGCGCGGGCCTTGGCGCGCGGCGCCCGGCGCTAGATCGCCGGGCCGCGCTCGCCCGCTTCTCGCTCGGCGATGATCGCCGCCTCCTCCGCGTTGCTGGCCGCGAGCGCCAGCGGGTGCTCGGCCTTGAACTGCTCCTCCGGCATGAAGCCCGTCAGCCAGGAGGGGTTCATCGGGTAGACCTTGGGGCTGAACACCGTCGAGTACATGTGCCAGATGAGGATGGCCAGGAAGGCGAGCCAGGCCTCGTAGTAGTGGATGACGAGCATCACGTCGAGGAAACCCTTGGGCAGCCAGTTCACGAAGAGGTTGTCGAACCAGAGCAGCAGGCCCGTGGCGCCCATCACGATGGTGCCCCAGACGAGGGCCCAGTACTCGGCCTTCTCGACGTAGGAGAAGCGGCCGAAGAGCGGGTGCTTCTGACTGCGGCCGAGGTTGTAGGCCATCATGCCGAAGAAGTCGCGGAGGTCCTGGGCGCACGGCCACATCTCCCGCAGGAAGATCCGGCCGCGGCGCGTGATCAGGAAGAACAGGTGCCAGACCGAGGCCAGCAGGAGCACGACGCCAGCGATGCGGTGCAGATCGCCGCGGAAGCCGGAACCGCCCTCCCAGCTGAAGAGCCAGCGCGACCACCAGGCCTCGTAGAAGCGCAGCGAGAACCCGCTGATCACGAGCACCGTGAAGGAGAGGGCGAGCACGAAGTGCTGGACAACCTCGTCGCCGTCCATGCGTCGCACCTGACGCTTGGCCATCACCTTGCGGATCTGGTGCGCGAGGTCGACGAGCCAGTGCAGCGCCATGCCCCCAATCACCACAGTGATCAAGACGAGGTAGATCACGCGCACGATGCCGGCGACACCCGTGTGCAGGCCCGTCGTGTCCTGGTGGATGGGCGTCGCCGCGATCTCGGCCGTGATCGAGGGGTGGCAGCCGCCGCAGGTATGCTGGAGGTTGGCCGGGTGGATCGTCGAGGTGGAGTCCGCGGCCGGCAGGATGCGGTGGGCGCCGTGGCAGGAGGCGCAGTTGGCCACGGTGGCGTCGCCCGCCTTGCTCTTCAGCCCGTGATAGGAGTCCTGGAAGGACTGGAGGCGCCCCGTCGGCAGCTCGTACTTGTCGTTGAGCATCGCCGACTCGTGGCAGGGCGAGCAGGTGGCCTCCGCCAGGCGGTTCGCGCTGACCGGCGAGCGCGGATCGGCCGTCGGCAGGATGTTGTGCTCGCCGTGGCAGGTGGTGCAGATCGGCGACTCCACCTGGCCGCGCTCGGTGAGCTGGCCGTGAATGCCCTCGTGGTAGTCCTGCGCGATGTACTGGTGGCACTTGCCGCAGGTCTTGGCGATGTTGAAGTGGTTGATCGCGGAGTTCACGTCGCCCGGCGGCAGGATCTTGTGCGCGCTGCCGTCCGTCGAGTGGCAGTCGTTGCAGGTGGCCGCCGAGTAGATGCCGCCCAGCGCCGCCCGCCCGTGCACGCTGTTCGTGTAGACGTTCACCGGGTGCTTGAAACGGATGCCCTGGGCCTCCGTGAACTTGTTGTCCTCATGGCACCGGGCGCAGGTCTTCGGCAGGTTGAGCGGGTTGACCGGCGATCCCTTCTCGGCGACGGCCCGGATGTCGTGCGTGCCGTGGCAATCGCTGCAACTCGGCACCCCCGGGCTGACGCCCACCTTGCCCAGGCCATGCCGGGTGTAGACGCTGCTCACCTCGTCGTGGCAGAGGCCGCAGTCGACGGCGGGCAGGTCGTCCGCGTGCGGCAGCTCGGTGATGTCGGCGTGGCAGTCCAGGCAACCGAAGTCGGCGTGGACGCTCTTGGCCAGGTGGGCCGGCGTGACCTCGACGGGATCGCCGCCCGAGCCCTCGTGACAGTCCAGGCAGTCCTTGTCGCCGATCTGCGGGGCTGCCGGCGGCGCGGCCGCCGCGTCCTGACCGCTGGCCGGCGCCGCCAACAGCAGGAGCGCAAGGGCCAGCGGCGCGGTGCCGCCGGAAATCAGAGCGCGCATCGGACACTCCTTGGGCAAGCGGGATCTCTGGCGCCGGGACCTGGCCGGACCGCCAACTGGCCTAGAATATGGACCTTCTAGTCTCCAATCAAGGGTCAACGGGCGTTTACACTGGAATTTCAGGCTGAGTTTGCCTTGAATGGGGGGATTCCGCTACCCTGGGCGCCCCATCCCCGGAGGTCCTCGATGCGCCTGCGAGACCTGGCCGACAACTTCCGCGTCCTGACGCTCAGGAACATCAGCCACCCTCTGGGCCTCATTGGCATGATGGTGATGTACCTGAGCGGCATCCCCATCGTGCTGCTCCTGATCCTGGATTCGTTGGGCTTTCTTCACTCGCCCTACCTGGGCATCTACACCTTCCTGGTCCTGCCGGCCTTCTTCGCGCTGGGCGTCCTGCTCGTCGTCCTGGGCCGCTATCGGGCCCATCGCCGGGCGGCAGCCGGCGATGACCGTCCGCTGTATCCTTTCCCGCAGTGGGATCTCAATCAGCCTTCCGATCGCGCGCGCTTCCTGGTCGTGACGATCAGCGGCACGCTGCTGCTGCTCATCGTGGCCACGCTCAGCTACCGCGGCGTCGAGTTCACCGAGTCGGTCACCTTCTGCGGCAAGGTCTGTCATGCCGTGATGCAGCCCGAGAACACGGCCTACCTGAACTCGCCCCATGCACGCGTCTCCTGTGTGGACTGCCACATCGGTCCGGGCGCCGACTGGTACGTGCGTTCGAAGCTCTCCGGCCTGCGGCAGGTCTGGGCAGTGACCGTCGGCAACTACGCGAAGCCGATCGAGACCCCGATTCACAACTTGCGGCCGGCGCGCGAGACCTGCGAGCAGTGCCACTGGCCGGAGAAGTTCCACGGCGACAAGGTGCTCGTGAAGCGGCACTTCGAGGCGGACGCGGCGAACAGCGAGATCGTCAATGCGCTCGTCCTCAAGGTGGGCGGCGGCGGTCAGGAGTCCGGGTTCACCGAGGGCATCCACTGGCACGTGAATCTCGAGGTCGACTACGTCGCGGACGAGAAGCGGGAGGAGATTCTCTGGGTGCGCGCGCGCCGACCCGACGGCCAGGTCACCGAGTACTTCAAGGACGGCACCGAGCTGACCGCCGACTCACTTGCCGCGCGCGAAGTTCGCCGCATGGACTGCCTCGACTGCCACAACCGACCCACGCACACCTTCGAGGATCCGAACATCGCCCTCGACGAGGCGATCGTGGCCGGCCGCATCGACGACGCGCTCCCCTTCATCAAGCGCGAAGCGCTGGCCGCGATCACGGCCGAGTACGCGAGTCAGGAGGAGGCGGCAACCCAGATCCCGGCCCGGCTCGCGGCCTTCTACGCCGAGCACGCGGGCGACAGCTTGACGATCGACAGCGCCGCGGTCGCCGCTGCGGCCGCGACCGCCACCGAGATCTACAAGCGCAACGTCTTCCCTCAGATGAAGGTGACTTGGGGCACCTACGCGAACCACATTGGCCACGAGGTCTCGCCCGGCTGCTTCCGCTGCCACGACGACGCGCACACGAGCGCCGACGGCGCGACGATCAGCCAGGACTGCGACACCTGCCACACGCTGCTCGCCTGGGAGGAGCGCGATCCCGCGATCCTGCAGCAGCTCTTCCCCTAGTTCGGATGCAGGCCGGGGCGGAAGGACCGCCCCGCCCCGCGCCATGGGTGACACGCCTCGCCGGAAGGTCAGTGCGGCCCGCCCGTCGCGAAGCCGATGATGATCAGCGCGAGCAGCAGCAGCCCGAGCAGAAACGCGAAGCTGCCCCAGGCGTAGGCCAGCACCACCGCCCAGAGCGAACGGGCCTTCACCAGTCGCGGCTCGCCGCCCCCGGCCGTCAAGCGCGCCCACTGGGCCGGCCGCTCCGCCTGCAGTTCTTCCTCGCTGACCAGGCCGGTGTAGATGCTCACGTCCATGGGGAATTTCTCGCTGCGCATGTGCGTGTTGAAGAAATGCACGATGAAGATGAAGGCCGCCGCGAGCAGGGCCTCTTCCTTGTGCACCGTGTCGGCCAGCGAGACGGCACCGCCACCGAGGAGATTGCCGAAGAACTCCTCACGCCAGCGGATGAGGCCGGACAGGCCGATCACGGCCACGCCCCAGAACACGGCGAAGTAGTCGAACTTCTCCCAGTAGGTCCAGCGATCGAAGCGCGGCCGCTCGGCGCGACCGGCGAACCAACGGACGTGCTGCACGAAGTCCGTGAAGTCCTTCTTGTTCGGCACCAGCGAGTCGGGGCCGGTGAGCAGCCCGCGCCAGCCGATCCGCCGCAGCTTGAGCGCGAGCTGGCCCAGGTGCAGCGCGAAGTAGAGGCCCGTCACCGCGGCCGCCCAGTAGTGGAGCTGCTGCGCGGTCTTCAGCGAGATCAGGTTCTCGAGCACCCACTTGCCGGGCGCCGTCTCCACGTAGGACTGCGGCAGGCCGGTGAGGCAGAGCGCGAGGAAGCTCACGTTGACGAGGATGTGCAGGAAACGCTCGTAGGGGGTGAAGCGCCGGAAGTAACGCTTCTCCTGGCGCAGACGGGGCCGGATGCCGCGCTGGAACCAGAGCACCGTATGCAGGCCGAAGAAGCCGATCACGATGAGGAAGAGCAGCTTCATCGCCCGATCGGCGGCCGAGAAGGCGGTCTGGAAGGCCTGCTCGCGGCGACCGGGACCGCCCCGTGCCGAGTCGTCGAGCACGGGCGGCCCACCGGGGTGTTTCGCGCGCGCGTCGGCCAGCTCGGCGGCGCTCGGCTTGATCGGATGCACCAGGTAGCTGACGAAGTTCTCCTCGGCCTTGGGATGGCACTGCCGGCAGGTCTCGACGATGTGCCCCCGGTTCACCGAGGATTCGGACGACTCCGGCTCCTGGATGCCGTGGTGGCCGTGGCAGTTCGTGCAGACGGCGAAGCGCAGGCCCTCGGTCATCAGCCCGTAGAGCTTGCCGTGGTAGGTATCCTTGAAGCCCTGCACCACGTAGGGATTGATCTCGAAGCTGAGCATCAGGTCTTTGTTGGCGTGACAGCTCGAGCAGAGCTCCACGATGCCCTCGGGCGTGAACCGCGTCTCTGGCGAGATGACCTTCGTGTCGCCGTGGCAGCTGGTGCAAGTGGGCGCGGCGTCGATACCGGCGGCGCGCGCCCGGCCGTGGATGGACTTGGCGTAGGCGAGGTTCTGCTCGGCGTGACAGTTGGCGCAGTCGGGGTGGCTATCGCGTGTGTGCCCCTCGGCGTCCTTCACCTGCCAGTGGTAGACGTGGCACTCCGAGCAGTTGACGTCCGCCCCCTTCAGGTCCTTGTCCATGACCTTGCTGTGCGCGAGCAGCTCGCCCTTCTCCGAGCGCGTGTGCTCCCGGTGGCAGTAGTTGCACTTGTTGAAGATGCCGCCCGACTTGTAGACGACGGCGGCGATCGAGGTCATGTCCGTCTGGTGGCCGGTGTGGCAGAAGGTGCAGCTCACCTTCGAGACCGCCTCGCCCCGCTCCTTGTGCAGACTCGCGCGATGGCCCGGGTGGCAGCCGTCGCAGGTGCGCGAGATGTTGTCCGTGTGCACCTTCGACTTCGGGTCGGTCGGCTTGCGAATGGCGTGCGACTCGTGGCAGTCCACGCAGGAGGGCGCCCGGTTGTCGCCGTTCTCTTCCAGGCGCCGGTAGTGCGTGGAGTGCACGTAGGTCTCGATGTCCTTCTGGTGACAGCGTGAGCAGGTGAGGACGATCTCCTGCTTGAAGGCCGTCGCCCCCATCAGCTCCTGCTTGCCCTTGAAGTGCGGGTCGTGGCAGGTGACGCAGGTGGGGTACTTGCGCGGGTCGTCCTCGTAGCGCTGGGCGTGGTAGCTCGCGCGGTACTGCTGCTCCTGGGCGCCGTGGCAGCGTCCGCAGACGGCGACGTTGCCGCCGGGCACTTCGGCCTTGATCTGATGGCTGCCGTGGCAATCGCCGCAGCCGGGAATCTGGCCCGGGTAGTTCTTGCGCTTGAGGTGCTCGGAGAAGCGCTCCATCCAGAGGTTGCTGACGCGGTCGTGGCAGGTCGCGCAGTCGACGCCGTTGCCCGATCGCCAGTGCGGCGCGTCGTCGAAGTTGCCGCCGGCGTGACAGTCCGTGCAGTCGAGATCCGCGTGGATCGATCCCTTCAGGGCGTCAGGCGCGACATGGATCGCCCGCCCCGCCTCGCTCTTCATCCCGGGGTCGTCGTGGCAGTCGAGGCAGGCGTCGGCCTCGGCGGCGCGGAGAGCCGGCGCAAGGGCGAAGGCGAACAGGAGCGCGAGGCTCGCGAAGGGGCCGACTTGGCAACGCTTCATGCCGGAGCAGTCCTTGGCGCCCCCGCGGGTGAACGGGGGTATTTCGGGCGCCGGCTGCCAAAATACCCCTTCCCGCCCCTGATTACAACCAGAGCGAGAAATCTTCTTTGATCCTGAAACCGGACGCCAAAGGAAGAGCCCCCGAGCTGGGTCGGGGGCTCTCGTCGGCATCTCAGTGCTGCCAAGGGTGCAGTGTCTGGCGGGCGCTACGCCCGCGTCCGCGGCAAGTTCCCGGGGACG from bacterium includes:
- the cysE gene encoding serine O-acetyltransferase, with amino-acid sequence MRLWRNLREDLRSALDRDPAARNGLELLLLYPSLHAVWCYRIAHGLWRRGLRFPARFLMSMVRVFTGVEIHPGATIGRRFFIDHGVGVVIGETTEIGDDVLLYQGVTLGGTSLAKGKRHPTLGHHVVVGAGAKVLGPISVGDGARIGASSVVIKDVEPRQVVVGIPARPVDRREDAEIRLRHNLIKDPVQESLRGLEERIRFLESRLQGDEAARDDWTRAVDYEI
- the cysK gene encoding cysteine synthase A; the encoded protein is MRGIHASIVDTIGRTPLVRLGRLDAGLPGRVVAKLESFNPMCSVKDRIGANMLLAAEAARLIKPGDTLVEPTSGNTGIALAMVAAARGYRLVLTMPETMSVERRQLLRAFGAELVLTPGPGGMKAAIAEAERLLAENAGWFMPSQFTNPANPEVHRRTTAEEIWRDTEGAVDALVAGVGTGGTITGVAQILKPRRPGFRAIAVEPAESPVLSGGQPGPHPIMGIGAGFVPAVLDPALIDEILTVTAADARAAARRLAREAGILAGISSGAALHAALAVAARAESAGKLIVVVLPDTGERYLSTPLFADPGAGEGGAGAPLP
- a CDS encoding malate dehydrogenase, whose amino-acid sequence is MKKVSIVGSGNVGVNSAFFIAETAAANVLLVDIQEGISTGKALDLMEAAPIRRYRTRIEGSDAIADIAGSEVVVLAAGLIRAPGKERSEHFQANAALARELATAIAKQAPEAKVIVATEPVDAIVKVVVETTGFDRHRVIGVGGILDSMRMASFIADALGVSPRDIHALVIGSHTGRMVPLPFYARVNGVEISQLLDAQTVGRIVDDTRRAGDVIVDLAKHANAYYAPSAAITTLVEAICLDLKVVRSVSVLLAGEYGLSDVALSVPCKLGAAGVEQIIELALNEEDRQALAASAGPVRALFAPAEDRKGTR
- the mdh gene encoding malate dehydrogenase, with product MKKVSIIGAGHVGATCAYYVAEKNIADIVLVDVVEGMPQAKGLDFCQAAPLRQYGVKVTGTNRYAEIAGSDVVVVTAGVPRKPGMDRMDLLKINTEIVKTAARAIAEYAPNSTIIVVSNPLDIMCMVALDASGFALKRVFGMAGILDSTRFRWFVAEKLGVSVHNVQAMVLGGHGDTMVPLPRFTTVNGIPITELLPAAEIQALSDRTREGGAEIVKYLKTGSAFYAPAASTAEMVEAVLTDEKRIQPCAAYLRGEYGHEAIYLGVPVLIGANGAEKIIELDLSLEEKAMLDRSAEAVKEGLKALRSFYTMA
- a CDS encoding DUF4405 domain-containing protein — encoded protein: MRALISGGTAPLALALLLLAAPASGQDAAAAPPAAPQIGDKDCLDCHEGSGGDPVEVTPAHLAKSVHADFGCLDCHADITELPHADDLPAVDCGLCHDEVSSVYTRHGLGKVGVSPGVPSCSDCHGTHDIRAVAEKGSPVNPLNLPKTCARCHEDNKFTEAQGIRFKHPVNVYTNSVHGRAALGGIYSAATCNDCHSTDGSAHKILPPGDVNSAINHFNIAKTCGKCHQYIAQDYHEGIHGQLTERGQVESPICTTCHGEHNILPTADPRSPVSANRLAEATCSPCHESAMLNDKYELPTGRLQSFQDSYHGLKSKAGDATVANCASCHGAHRILPAADSTSTIHPANLQHTCGGCHPSITAEIAATPIHQDTTGLHTGVAGIVRVIYLVLITVVIGGMALHWLVDLAHQIRKVMAKRQVRRMDGDEVVQHFVLALSFTVLVISGFSLRFYEAWWSRWLFSWEGGSGFRGDLHRIAGVVLLLASVWHLFFLITRRGRIFLREMWPCAQDLRDFFGMMAYNLGRSQKHPLFGRFSYVEKAEYWALVWGTIVMGATGLLLWFDNLFVNWLPKGFLDVMLVIHYYEAWLAFLAILIWHMYSTVFSPKVYPMNPSWLTGFMPEEQFKAEHPLALAASNAEEAAIIAEREAGERGPAI
- a CDS encoding cytochrome C, giving the protein MRLRDLADNFRVLTLRNISHPLGLIGMMVMYLSGIPIVLLLILDSLGFLHSPYLGIYTFLVLPAFFALGVLLVVLGRYRAHRRAAAGDDRPLYPFPQWDLNQPSDRARFLVVTISGTLLLLIVATLSYRGVEFTESVTFCGKVCHAVMQPENTAYLNSPHARVSCVDCHIGPGADWYVRSKLSGLRQVWAVTVGNYAKPIETPIHNLRPARETCEQCHWPEKFHGDKVLVKRHFEADAANSEIVNALVLKVGGGGQESGFTEGIHWHVNLEVDYVADEKREEILWVRARRPDGQVTEYFKDGTELTADSLAAREVRRMDCLDCHNRPTHTFEDPNIALDEAIVAGRIDDALPFIKREALAAITAEYASQEEAATQIPARLAAFYAEHAGDSLTIDSAAVAAAAATATEIYKRNVFPQMKVTWGTYANHIGHEVSPGCFRCHDDAHTSADGATISQDCDTCHTLLAWEERDPAILQQLFP